CTGTAATGTTCTAAGAGCTCATGGTCCGGTGTGGACAGAAGATATCTTGGCGAAAGAGCTTTTATGTGATTTTCAACATCATGTTCGGTCTTTGCGGATCGAATAGAATTTAATAATCTTTGCTTTTTGCTTTCAATAAGTCCAAAAGCTTCGCTTGATGCCAGCTCTCCTTTTTCCATTATGTTTAGTACTTTTAAAAAAAATTCTCTTAATAAAGAAAAAGTCCAGTTGTTCCAGGCCTTGTGTCCTGTGGCTATGGAATCTGCAACGGTAAGAAGATAAAGCATCTTTAAAAGTTCAGTGTCTTTGATCAGCCCGGCACAGAAAACAGCGGTTTCTTCATCATTAATATCTCTTCTTGTAGCAGTCTTTATAAGCGTAAGATGTTCTTGAGTAAGAAATGCAACCGTATCTATCTTATCCTGTTTGAATTTCATCCTGGCAAGAATCGCCTGTACGATTTTCGCGCCGCGTTTGGAATGCCCGCCCCCTGATTCTCCTTTTCCGATATCATGCAAAAGAGCTGCCCATAAAAGCAGTTTTTTGTTTTTCAATTCCTGGTATAAATTACCACATAGCCAGTCTCCGGTTATGTCATCTTTGGTGCCGAAATGTTTAATAGTTCGAACAGTACGTAAAGAATGTCTGTCAACGGGATAAATATGATATTCATTAAACTGGATTATGTTTACTATTCCTTTAATCTCCGGAATGAAATGTTCAAGAAAGCCCGTGTTTAACATTTCTGTAAGAACATTAAATGAAGCAGGTGCTGAAACAAGAATCTTTTCAAAAGACCTGATAACCGAACCCGAAGATCTGAAAGTGTCATCTATAAGGTATCCAAATTCTTTTACCAGTCTTTTGGATTCAGCGCTTAATGGAATTTTAAGATTAGTACTTTCCTCAAATATTTTTATCAACAACTCAGGATCAGCCAGTATTTTTTCGGACGAAGTAAAATTAAGTGATCCTCTTTGTGTTACTTCAAGACCATCTGCTTTTGTTTGTTTTAAAAGCTTTCTTTTGCGTAGCAGCTTTTTATCATAGCCGAATTCATAGAGAAACATCTTAAGCTGCTGTTTTATAAATTCCATTTTGCCGTGAAGTTCTCCTAAAAATCTCTCCACAGGCTTATGGCCGTTTTCCAGCTTGAATTTTAATGCATTGGCCAATTTTGTCTGGTATTCAAAATACAACTGGTCACATTTTCTCGCTGCAAGGCGGTGCAGTCGGTTTCTTACATGCCATACAAAAGAAAGGCATTCCGAAAGATCATTGAACTCATTGTGGGATAGGTAACCATAGTATTCAAGATCTCTTGGTTTTTTAATATCGGAGATAATACGCGCTATCCAGAGAATGGTATGATAATCTCTTAGCCCCCCTTGACCTTCCTTTATATTGGGCTCAAGCATATAAGCTGAATCACCGAAACGCTGATGGCGTAATGAATTGCTTTCAACAAGCCACTTGATAATACACCTGGAGTCTTTCTTAAGAATTTTGTTATGAAGCTGTTCCATAAGTCTTGAATACAGAAATGACATCCCGCATACAAAACGAGCATCCAGCATCGATGTAAGTACCTGATAATCACTTCCGCCAAGGCTGATGCATTCTTTCAAAGAACGTGTTGCATAGCCAACCTCAAGGCCAATATCCCATAAAGGATA
The genomic region above belongs to Pseudomonadota bacterium and contains:
- the glnD gene encoding [protein-PII] uridylyltransferase — its product is MIIGAKENLHRINIKYENAAETLRREREKLYSESLKEYSPVFLEKHSRLMDNYFFESFEKSKIGPVMAIAGNPFAIIALGGYGREEQCLFSDVDLLFLFENKIPEHTEKLIKEVVYPLWDIGLEVGYATRSLKECISLGGSDYQVLTSMLDARFVCGMSFLYSRLMEQLHNKILKKDSRCIIKWLVESNSLRHQRFGDSAYMLEPNIKEGQGGLRDYHTILWIARIISDIKKPRDLEYYGYLSHNEFNDLSECLSFVWHVRNRLHRLAARKCDQLYFEYQTKLANALKFKLENGHKPVERFLGELHGKMEFIKQQLKMFLYEFGYDKKLLRKRKLLKQTKADGLEVTQRGSLNFTSSEKILADPELLIKIFEESTNLKIPLSAESKRLVKEFGYLIDDTFRSSGSVIRSFEKILVSAPASFNVLTEMLNTGFLEHFIPEIKGIVNIIQFNEYHIYPVDRHSLRTVRTIKHFGTKDDITGDWLCGNLYQELKNKKLLLWAALLHDIGKGESGGGHSKRGAKIVQAILARMKFKQDKIDTVAFLTQEHLTLIKTATRRDINDEETAVFCAGLIKDTELLKMLYLLTVADSIATGHKAWNNWTFSLLREFFLKVLNIMEKGELASSEAFGLIESKKQRLLNSIRSAKTEHDVENHIKALSPRYLLSTPDHELLEHYRLYSTLGTSEFVWKIESHLESDTRIVTICAKDRPGLFSKIAGVYTLNGLDILDARINTWKNGIALDIFTLKPPADQIFEENKWAKAKVTLESALSGKLELTSAIKEKLLEISYPKPHLTGKMHKINIDNNSSSFFTIIEVFSYDFPGLLYKITNALFSCSLDIKLAKIATKIDQVVDVFYVIDFDGQKVDSEDQVSSIKAAISEVITKTVL